The Balneola sp. genomic sequence TCAAATTTTGAAAATCGTTGGAAAGATATCCTCCATGATGGAATTGACATTAATGATGGATATAGAACGGCTAACGTTCGATTGAGATCTGTTTCTCCAAGCGATGCTACACCAATTAATGGTATTGAAATAGTTATTCGACCTGACTATTCCTTATATGATGGCCGGTTTGCTAATAACGGTTGGCTTCAAGAGTTACCAGACCCAATGACGAAGATTACCTGGGACAATGTGGCTCTTATGAGTCCAGCTACAGCTGCCAGCCTTGGAGTCGAAAACGAAGATCTTGTGAATGTTACTGTTAATGGCACTTCTATCACCATTGCTGCATGGATTCAACCAGGTCACGCTGATGAATCTATTACGCTAAATGCAGGATACGGAAAAGAAGGAATCGGGCGAGTTGCTGATGTAACTTCCGATACTTCTCAGCTTTTTGATAGTACGGTATTTTCTGGTGGAATAAATGTATATCCACTGGTACAGTCAAGCGCACTATTATTTAATTCAGGTAGTATTTCAAAAGCAAGTGGAACATATAGCATTGCTTGTGTTCAGGATCATCATAGCCTTGAAGGCCGTGATATGTATCGTCAGGCTACACTTGAGAAATACAAAAAGACTCCTGAATATGCTTCATTCGCCTATGTTCATAAATATGAAGTTCCAGGCCAAAAGGAAGCAAACGAAAAAGGGGAAGACGATCTCATCTCTCTGTTTGATGAGCAGACCTATCCTGATTATGAGCCACAATGGGGAATGGCCATTGACCTGAACTCATGTTTTGGTTGTGGTGTATGTATTATTGCCTGCCAAAGTGAAAATAACATCCCAGTTATTGGAAAAAGGGAAGTTAGTCGTGGCCGTGAAATGCATTGGATCAGAAATGACCGCTATTATATGGGAGATGAGCATGATCCTCAGGCTGTTCATCAGCCAGTTCCTTGTATGCACTGCGAATTAGCCCCTTGTGAGCAGGTTTGCCCAGTGGCTGCTACTACACATAGTGATGATGGAATGAACCAAATGACGTATAACCGTTGTATTGGTACTCGTTATTGTGCAAACAACTGCCCATTCAAAGTTCGAAGATTTAACTTCTTCAACTATCCAAAAGAATATCTGACAACCGGAGAAGATCCGGATATCATCCAAATGGCGATGAACCCCGAAGTAACTGTTCGTTTCAGAGGGGTAATGGAGAAATGTACTTACTGTGTACAGCGTGTTAACAGAGCTAAAATCAATACCAAAATTGAAACTGGCTCACCAAAACCTGCTGACGGTACTGTAAAGACGGCTTGTCAGCAAGCTTGCCCTGCTGATGCCATTTACTTCGGAGACTTGACTGATAAAAACAGTGAAGTTTCACAAATGAAGTACAATGAAAGAAATTATTTGATGTTGGAAGAACTCAATGTCCGTCCAAGAACATCATACATTGCCAAATTAACCAATCCGAACCCGGCATTGGTAGATGATACTAAACAGGAAGCTGCCCACTAATGAGTAAATACGAATATATACCGGAACCCGCTCTTGTTAAGGGAAATCATGATTTTGCCAGTATCACTAAACTGGTTACTGATGTAAATCTTCGCCCTACTCCAAAATTATGGTACCTGTTCATGCTTATTTCGAATGCACTACTTGGTGTATTCCTTATTGCAGTTGGTTACCTGGTTTGGGAAGGAACCGGAATTTGGGGCTTAATGAACCCTGTTGGTTGGGGATGGGCGATTATCAACTTCGTATGGTGGGTTGGTATTGGTCACGCGGGAACTCTAATTTCTGCGATTTTATTCCTCTTTAGGCAAGATTGGCGTACTGCCATCAACCGATTTGCGGAAGCGATGACAATTTTTGCTGTAATCTGTGCCTTGATGTTCCCTGGTATTCACGTTGGAAGAATTTGGGTGATTTATTGGGTATTCCCGCTCCCAAATCAAATGGCAATGTGGCCAAACTTTAATTCTCCGCTACTTTGGGACGTATTTGCCGTTTCTACCTATTTCACCGTTTCACTGCTTTTCTGGTATGTAGGTCTTGTTCCGGATTTTGCTACGCTACGTGATAAAGCCACCGATAAAATTCGAAAGATAGCTTACGGTATCGCTTCATTAGGTTGGACAGGTAGTGGTCGTGCATGGTGGAATTACGAAAAAGCGTATATGATTTTAGCCGGTTTGGCTACTCCACTGGTACTTTCTGTACACACTATTGTATCCTTTGACTTCGCCGTTTCAATGATTCCGGGATGGCACACTACCATCTTCCCTCCTTATTTCGTTGCTGGTGCGATTTTCTCAGGTTTTGCCATGGTGCTCACCTTAATGCTTGTTGCGCGAAAGGTGTATGGCATGGAAGATATCATGACGGATGACCATATGGAGAAAATGAATATCATTATTCTGGTTACGGGTTCTATGGTAGGCTTTGCCTATATGATGGAGTTCTTCATTGCCTGGTATAGTGGTGTTGAATATGAAAAAGCAATTTTCATGCTGAGGGCGACCGGTCCATATGCCTGGGCATATTGGATTATGATGTTATGTAATGTGATCTCTCCGCAGGTATTCTGGTCAAAGAAATTAAGACGCCACGTTGGATTCACTTTCTTTATTTCCATTGTGGTGAACATTGGTATGTGGTTCGAGCGATTCGTAATTACGGTTACTTCACTTGCCACCGACTATCTACCTTCATCCTGGGATTACTTCTCCCCAACCATTTGGGACGTACTTACTTATGTGGGAACCTTCGGTATCTTCTTTACTTTCTTCCTTGCATTCTTGCGCTTCCTGCCGATGATTGCGATCGCGGAGATTAAAGCGGTAATGCCACAGGCTGATCCTCATAATTATGACGAGGAGACCCAGGAGTATCATCCCCACGAAATTGAAGTTCCAACCCCTAAAGCTGAAACGGTATAAATACTATGAGTAAAGAAACCAATACTAAGCTTTACGGCATCCTCGCTGAATTCAAAAACCCAAAAGCGTTAATCGACGCTTCTAAAAAAGTGGTTGAAGCCGGATATGATAAATTTGATACTTACGCCCCTTTTCCGATTCATGGAATTGACAAGGCGATGAACCTTAAGAAATCCAAACTTGGATGGATTGTACTAGGTCATGGGTTACTCGGATTTAGTGGAGCAATACTTATGATGTACTGGATGTCAGCAATCGACTATCCAATCAATATCAGTGGAAAACCATTTTTTAATGCACCGGCATGGGTACCTGTTACTTTTGAATTAACGGTACTTCTTTCTGCTTTTGGTGCAGTATTTGGAATGTTCTTCTTAAACGGACTTCCAAGACTTCATAACCCTTTATTTAATGTTGATCGCTTCAAGAAGGCTACTGATGATGGCTTTTTCGTATGTA encodes the following:
- a CDS encoding hydrogenase, encoding MSKYEYIPEPALVKGNHDFASITKLVTDVNLRPTPKLWYLFMLISNALLGVFLIAVGYLVWEGTGIWGLMNPVGWGWAIINFVWWVGIGHAGTLISAILFLFRQDWRTAINRFAEAMTIFAVICALMFPGIHVGRIWVIYWVFPLPNQMAMWPNFNSPLLWDVFAVSTYFTVSLLFWYVGLVPDFATLRDKATDKIRKIAYGIASLGWTGSGRAWWNYEKAYMILAGLATPLVLSVHTIVSFDFAVSMIPGWHTTIFPPYFVAGAIFSGFAMVLTLMLVARKVYGMEDIMTDDHMEKMNIIILVTGSMVGFAYMMEFFIAWYSGVEYEKAIFMLRATGPYAWAYWIMMLCNVISPQVFWSKKLRRHVGFTFFISIVVNIGMWFERFVITVTSLATDYLPSSWDYFSPTIWDVLTYVGTFGIFFTFFLAFLRFLPMIAIAEIKAVMPQADPHNYDEETQEYHPHEIEVPTPKAETV
- a CDS encoding DUF3341 domain-containing protein; translated protein: MSKETNTKLYGILAEFKNPKALIDASKKVVEAGYDKFDTYAPFPIHGIDKAMNLKKSKLGWIVLGHGLLGFSGAILMMYWMSAIDYPINISGKPFFNAPAWVPVTFELTVLLSAFGAVFGMFFLNGLPRLHNPLFNVDRFKKATDDGFFVCIEATDSKFQEDLVRQLFEEAGATHIEEVYDD